The DNA sequence CAGGTCCTCGTTTTTACCGGCAAAAAACTCGGCGTCGGTCAGCACCGACAGGGCCGAGGCGCCGGCCTGCATGTAGCCCAGCGTGGTGCGCTCCACCGGCGCGTGCTGGTTGATCCAGCCTTTGGAGGGCGACTTGCGCTTGAACTCGGCAATGATGCCGCTCAGGTCGTCGCGCTGCAGGTATTTGCGCAGCGACAAAGGCTGGCTGTTGAAGTACAGGCTGCGCTCAAGCAGCTTGGCGGGCACCAGGCTCTGGCGCTCGGCTACTTCACGGCGCTTGTGCGCCACGATTTTGTCCAGGATGGTGGTCATTGTGGAAGTGGTTGTCATAAAAGTGAATCGGAGGTGGCCCCTACTGGAACCGTTAGGAAGTGAAAAAAGTAACAGAATTGATGTCAGCCGAGGCGTAAAAGACTGACCACTAGTAATTGAAAAACACGAAACATCAGGTAGTAAGAAGCTTGTTGAAAGCCCGGCCGGCCCGGCCCGAGTCGAGCGACTCCCGCGCCTGGGCCAGGGCTTCGGCAAAGGTGAGCGTCGGCACCACGCACTGAATGCCCAGCGCCGCGTTGGCCGTCACCACGTCGCGCTGCGCGGCCGTGGCCCGGCCCTCCAGCACCCCGCGAAACAGCGCGGCCGACTCGGCGACGGTGCTGCCGCCGGCCAGCTCCTCGGGGGCGTAGGTAGTCAGGCCCAGATCTTCGGCCGTGAAAAACTGCTCCCCCCGAAACGAACTGGTTTTGGCGGCTCCGGTCAGGGAAAGCTCGTCGTAGCCATCCAGGGCGTGCACCACGGTGTAGCTGGTGGTGGTTTGCTGAAACAGGTAGTTATAGAGGCGCAGCAGCTCCAGGCTGAACACGCCCGCCAGCTGGGCCTTGGGCCGGGCCGGGTTTACCAGCGGACCGAGGATGTTGAAGAAGGTGCGCACGCCCAGCTCCTTGCGCACCGGGGCGGCGTGGCGCATGGCCGGGTGAAACGCCGGGGCGTGCAGAAAGCAGATGCCGGCCTCGTCGAGCTGCCGGCGCAGCGTGTCGGACGAAGCCTCGAAGTCGTAGCCGAAGTGGGACAGGATGTTGGACGACCCACAAATGGACGACACGCCGATGTTGCCGTGCTTGGCCACCTTGTAGCCCGCCCCGGCCACCACGAAGCAAGCCAGCGTGGAGATGTTGAAAGTATCTTTGCCGTCGCCGCCGGTGCCCACGATGTCGAGCACGTCGCGGGTGCCCAGCTGCGGGTCGCGGCACAGGTCGAGCAGGGCGTCGCGGAAGCCGGCCAGCTCGGGCACCGTGATGGGCCGCATGCGGTACACGGTCATGAAGGCGGCGGTTTCGGCCGGGTTGGCCGCGCCCTGCCCCAGCTGCGACAGGGCCTCGTGGGCTTCGTCGCGGGTCAGGGTTTGCTGGTCGAAGAGGGTGGTGAGAAACTGTTTCAAGGAGAAGGAATTGCGAAAGGAGGAAAACGGACGGGCTGGTGAAAACGGGTGCGGAGCCAAGCCCCGCCGACGGAATCTTACCCTTCCAGCCAGTTTCGCAGCATCTGGTGCCCGTGCTCGGTCAGGATGGATTCGGGGTGAAACTGCACGCCGCGCACGTCGTAGGTGCGGTGGCGCAGGGCCAGAATCTGCCCGTTGGCGTCGCGGGCCGTTACTTCCAGCTCCTCCGGAAATCCCTCGGGCGTCACCACCCAGGAGTGGTAGCGGCCCACCTTAAACCGCGTGGGCAGCCCGTTGAACAGCCGGTCGTTGCCGGTCACGATGTCGGCGTCGGTGGCAATGCCGTGGAGCACGGCCGGCAGGTTATACAGCTCCCCCCCGAAGGCTTCGGCAATGCCCTGGTGGCCCAGGCACACGCCCAGCATGCGCTTGGTAGGGGCGTAGCGCCGGATAACTTCCGGCATCAGCCCCGCCTCCGACGGCACGCCCGGGCCGGGGGAAAGCATAATGGCGTCGTACTTTTCAATGTCATCCAGGGCAATCTTGTCGTTGCGAATGACGTCGGTAGTGGCGCCGTAGCCTAGCTCACGCAGCAGCTGCACGAGGTTGTAGGTAAAGGAGTCGTAGTTATCGAGAACGAGAATTTTCATGGCTGTTGGGGTAGATCATGTCGAACATCCTGCGCTTCAAGCAGAATGTTCAACATGACGTTCTTTTCTGATTTGTATGCCCTGCCGCTCTACACAGCGGCCGTCAGCTTCTCGCCCACGGCCTCGGCGGCTTCCAGGGCTTTGCGCAGCGCGGCCAGCTTGTGGTGCACCTCGTTCAGCTCCGAGTTGATGTCGGAAGCGGCTACCACCCCGGCCCCCGCCTGGAAATACAGCTGGTTGCCGGTGCTCAGAAACGAGCGAATCATGATGGCGTGGTTGAAGTCGCCGTTGAAGCCCAGGTGGCCCAGGCAGCCGCCGTAGTAGCCCCGGCCGGTGGGTTCGAGCTGGTCGATGAGCTGCATGGCCCGGTGCTTGGGCGCGCCCGAGAGCGTGCCGGCCGGGAACGTATCAGCTACTACCTGCAACGAAGCCGCGTTGGGAGCCAGCAGGGCGTTTACTTCGCTCACGAGGTGAATCACGTGGGAGTAAAACTGGATTTCGCGGAACACCTTCACTTTCACCTCGTCGCCGTGGCGGGCCAGGTCGTTGCGGGCCAAATCCACCAACATCACGTGCTCGGCGTTTTCCTTGGGGTCGGCGGCCAGCTTCTGGGCCAGCTCGGCGTCCTGGGCATCGTGGCCGGTGCGGCGGAAGGTGCCGGCAATGGGAAACAGGCTGGCCTGCCGCCCTTTGATCAGCAGCTGCGTTTCGGGCGAGGAGCCGAAAATCTTGAAGTTGCCGTAGTCGAAGTAAAACAAGTAGGGCGACGGGTTCACCGACCGCAGCGCGCGGTACACGTTGAACTCGTCGCCCACAAAACCCTGCTGAAAACGCCGGGACAAGACAATCTGGAATACGTCGCCGCGGCGGCAGTGCTGCTGTCCGGCCGCCAGCGCGGTCAGAAACTCCTCGTCGGTCTGGTTGGTTTGCTCCTGGCCCACCAGCCCGAAGCCAAACTCCGGCAGGCTGGGGTTGCGAATCAGGTTTACCAGCCGCGTGAGGCCGTCGTGGTCGGTGGGCTCATCCGAGGGAGAGTGCTCGAACACGAACAGCTCATTGCGGAAGTGGTTGATGGCAATGACGTAGCGGTAGGTGCCGTAGATAATGTCCGGAATCTGGCCGGCGGCTTCCTTTTCCGCGTTCAGCGTCAGGTCTTCGAAGTACTGCACGCCCTCGTAGCCAATGTAGCCAAACAAGCCGCCG is a window from the Hymenobacter aquaticus genome containing:
- the trpD gene encoding anthranilate phosphoribosyltransferase; translated protein: MKQFLTTLFDQQTLTRDEAHEALSQLGQGAANPAETAAFMTVYRMRPITVPELAGFRDALLDLCRDPQLGTRDVLDIVGTGGDGKDTFNISTLACFVVAGAGYKVAKHGNIGVSSICGSSNILSHFGYDFEASSDTLRRQLDEAGICFLHAPAFHPAMRHAAPVRKELGVRTFFNILGPLVNPARPKAQLAGVFSLELLRLYNYLFQQTTTSYTVVHALDGYDELSLTGAAKTSSFRGEQFFTAEDLGLTTYAPEELAGGSTVAESAALFRGVLEGRATAAQRDVVTANAALGIQCVVPTLTFAEALAQARESLDSGRAGRAFNKLLTT
- a CDS encoding anthranilate synthase component II, giving the protein MKILVLDNYDSFTYNLVQLLRELGYGATTDVIRNDKIALDDIEKYDAIMLSPGPGVPSEAGLMPEVIRRYAPTKRMLGVCLGHQGIAEAFGGELYNLPAVLHGIATDADIVTGNDRLFNGLPTRFKVGRYHSWVVTPEGFPEELEVTARDANGQILALRHRTYDVRGVQFHPESILTEHGHQMLRNWLEG
- a CDS encoding anthranilate synthase component I family protein, which translates into the protein MKQVHLKTRHVRLLADTVTPVGLYLRLRDQYTNCLLLESADYHGQQNAFSYLAFEPLARFEVSRGELRQTLVDGSVTTETLAQPRLALTRLQEFADSFRAEETGFDFITGGLFGYIGYEGVQYFEDLTLNAEKEAAGQIPDIIYGTYRYVIAINHFRNELFVFEHSPSDEPTDHDGLTRLVNLIRNPSLPEFGFGLVGQEQTNQTDEEFLTALAAGQQHCRRGDVFQIVLSRRFQQGFVGDEFNVYRALRSVNPSPYLFYFDYGNFKIFGSSPETQLLIKGRQASLFPIAGTFRRTGHDAQDAELAQKLAADPKENAEHVMLVDLARNDLARHGDEVKVKVFREIQFYSHVIHLVSEVNALLAPNAASLQVVADTFPAGTLSGAPKHRAMQLIDQLEPTGRGYYGGCLGHLGFNGDFNHAIMIRSFLSTGNQLYFQAGAGVVAASDINSELNEVHHKLAALRKALEAAEAVGEKLTAAV